One Glycine max cultivar Williams 82 chromosome 6, Glycine_max_v4.0, whole genome shotgun sequence DNA segment encodes these proteins:
- the LOC100814191 gene encoding palmitoyl-acyl carrier protein thioesterase, chloroplastic isoform X1: MAAISNISLQFPGNLTDAKKDNNVLRLSFCSPRNTTNMSSEKRRFLSVSASYSDSPRKIDTANRVNVNGIHVAEAPLQAGKLANDPSAADEAIVTSLRGRFVEGKFVFRQIFVIRSYEIGPDKTATMETLMNFLQETALNHVTSSGIGGEGFGATREMSLRKLIWVVTRIQVQVQRYNKWGDEIEVDTWVDAAGKNGMRRDWIIRDHYTKEIITRATSTWVIMNRQTRRLSKIPEEVKQELLPFYLNRLAVPTEETDCEKIDKLTDETAQIRILSGLAPRWNDMDANQHVNNVKYIGWILESVPIEVLEHYNMTSMTLEFRRECTQSNLLESMTCPTARVMESNNNSKNRKPDMQYTHLLRLQQDKADVVRARTEWNFKQKHQ; encoded by the exons ATGGCGGCAATCAGCAACATCAGTTTGCAATTTCCAGGGAATTTAACCGATGCAAAGAAGGATAATAATGTTTTGAGGCTTAGCTTTTGTTCTCCACGCAACACTACCAACATGTCTAGTGAAAAACGAAGATTTTTATCGGTAAGTGCAAGTTACAGTGATAGTCCTCGAAAAATAGACACGGCAAATAGAGTGAATGTGAATGGAATACATGTGGCAGAGGCTCCTCTACAAGCAGGGAAATTGGCAAATGATCCAAGTGCAGCAGATGAAGCTATTGTTACCAGCTTGCGTGGAAGGTTTGTGGAGGGTAAGTTTGTATTTAGGCAAATTTTTGTTATCAGGTCTTATGAAATTGGACCAGATAAAACTGCCACAATGGAGACACTCATGAATTTTCTTCAG GAAACTGCTTTAAATCATGTCACCAGCTCTGGGATTGGTGGAGAAGGATTTGGAGCAACCCGCGAGATGAGCCTTAGAAAACTCATTTGGGTGGTTACTCGTATTCAAGTTCAAGTGCAAAGATATAACAAATG GGGAGACGAAATTGAAGTTGATACTTGGGTCGATGCAGCAGGAAAGAATGGAATGCGAAGAGATTGGATAATCAGGGATCATTACACCAAAGAGATCATAACAAGAGCAACAAG CACATGGGTAATCATGAATAGACAAACAAGAAGACTATCCAAGATCCCTGAAGAGGTTAAGCAAGAGCTGCTTCCTTTTTATCTTAACAGGCTTGCCGTTCCTACCGAAGAAACAGATTGTGAAAAGATAGACAAACTCACTGATGAGACTGCTCAGATCAGAATCCTATCTGGACTGGCT CCAAGGTGGAATGACATGGATGCTAACCAGCATGTCAACAATGTGAAATACATTGGATGGATTTTAGAG AGTGTGCCAATTGAAGTGCTAGAACATTATAACATGACAAGCATGACTTTGGAGTTTCGGCGTGAATGTACACAATCAAATTTGTTGGAATCCATGACATGTCCAACAGCAAGAGTTATGGAATCCAATAATAATTCCAAGAATAGAAAACCCGACATGCAATACACACACTTGCTTCGTCTGCAACAAGATAAAGCAGATGTTGTCCGAGCCAGAACTGAATGGAATTTTAAGCAAAAGCATCAGTGA
- the LOC100814191 gene encoding palmitoyl-acyl carrier protein thioesterase, chloroplastic isoform X2 → METLMNFLQETALNHVTSSGIGGEGFGATREMSLRKLIWVVTRIQVQVQRYNKWGDEIEVDTWVDAAGKNGMRRDWIIRDHYTKEIITRATSTWVIMNRQTRRLSKIPEEVKQELLPFYLNRLAVPTEETDCEKIDKLTDETAQIRILSGLAPRWNDMDANQHVNNVKYIGWILESVPIEVLEHYNMTSMTLEFRRECTQSNLLESMTCPTARVMESNNNSKNRKPDMQYTHLLRLQQDKADVVRARTEWNFKQKHQ, encoded by the exons ATGGAGACACTCATGAATTTTCTTCAG GAAACTGCTTTAAATCATGTCACCAGCTCTGGGATTGGTGGAGAAGGATTTGGAGCAACCCGCGAGATGAGCCTTAGAAAACTCATTTGGGTGGTTACTCGTATTCAAGTTCAAGTGCAAAGATATAACAAATG GGGAGACGAAATTGAAGTTGATACTTGGGTCGATGCAGCAGGAAAGAATGGAATGCGAAGAGATTGGATAATCAGGGATCATTACACCAAAGAGATCATAACAAGAGCAACAAG CACATGGGTAATCATGAATAGACAAACAAGAAGACTATCCAAGATCCCTGAAGAGGTTAAGCAAGAGCTGCTTCCTTTTTATCTTAACAGGCTTGCCGTTCCTACCGAAGAAACAGATTGTGAAAAGATAGACAAACTCACTGATGAGACTGCTCAGATCAGAATCCTATCTGGACTGGCT CCAAGGTGGAATGACATGGATGCTAACCAGCATGTCAACAATGTGAAATACATTGGATGGATTTTAGAG AGTGTGCCAATTGAAGTGCTAGAACATTATAACATGACAAGCATGACTTTGGAGTTTCGGCGTGAATGTACACAATCAAATTTGTTGGAATCCATGACATGTCCAACAGCAAGAGTTATGGAATCCAATAATAATTCCAAGAATAGAAAACCCGACATGCAATACACACACTTGCTTCGTCTGCAACAAGATAAAGCAGATGTTGTCCGAGCCAGAACTGAATGGAATTTTAAGCAAAAGCATCAGTGA